Proteins from one Bombus pyrosoma isolate SC7728 linkage group LG16, ASM1482585v1, whole genome shotgun sequence genomic window:
- the LOC122576419 gene encoding uncharacterized protein LOC122576419 isoform X3 produces the protein MSFVLKLGTVETSLEKKNSSSSQPSSSVNQETSNTTGTDDAGGKPQILQCLESAAEIPTGHVISFSTVKSVSVTYPVAKAVREVQRITGPQTNTTQVLSTRVISQKLPSSSHQTQPAPLTLNASSNVTHVPHATVSTQSKQQTRNQVVVTCEGKQQQQQTTTISSLQASMPLKVQPVPSQLVVSNNAVRAITTATSLPNIQRIHVKTQNLVGQGQTVNLQKVKTVTNVSQGVTVQRNSVPRIQTAQKSQMSSTGTAQTTQFAVNQVTNNTNVQRAQQQGNSTLQKAQANAANTQKVAQVYNNQKVSSQMLSSHPNHKAQLQQIPGNQQQGLQKLQVQSQKTVTVPRQQSNAATVNNAQKCGNSVGGMQKVQVMGQVQCQQQLPQVQKHVQQVQPSTQHQRSQTATALQKSQTATTVNSSRVQSFASACKSNSVPNINKTLQNANLLTVNKQPVISQPQQSQQVHIQNSSQLQQQLLQQTSQAQQQSQQQAAQKQQPQQQQQANTNPQTQKSHSITNVHQKVATIAATIPNNQRTQVVNSKIQQQQMVMRVGVTKNQAQNLQQSNLKSSVPQKIANTVKTSNSQNVVQQSLHRNANAQPVKIIQQQQNVIGPQNAQKQPGCIKTIPPQKPAQRNHTQKVAGIKTSLNTNVAAVKGQGSATAIAQKASIKTLLPQQTVATNMLMHKNQPIKIQQQAIQQKQLITTSQFSQQVRQQSGQVKTLLPVTSMEPRKDVENKIEPELRESKEDERQQRPITPIIRIPPPYECLQYVLQDHNYGAPPPRTPSPPSPPSHAKQPINGAGSSSTTSQHPYIYGKVVSGANMDDDAGSAISSEIGRDAELEGEETETAPEGEGDDEDSVTRCICDFEHDDGYMICCDRCLVWQHVDCMGIDRSNIPDEYLCEICRPRRVDRQRARALQMRKREELLNSDTSSDTSSTSSADTDVGVSTIPKKRTLQQQIPRRKSEPPQVRRLNNNNNNNNNNVAKRQRRDSHPRQSSAVRKKEATKRGPGKRKAKRRMSLEDKEEEIQDTWSSNVAPLRQWIERYEEAVTNHYSPELRARISSIKVNGTHSDLRQSNMNVIATGKCRLNVHSNNVRFLVATMYLPPNTPVVELRGKYMLSTQHRPSYPQGRHHTQRPGPFVFFYRLPRDGTEVCVDTRTYGNDARFVRRSCKPNAEVKHCIEKGTLHLYIVTTSAIEKNAEITIRHEQHDLLLSPNPNGPMMPIVCACNNPRECQIVSLNQLNRRGSNGALAENADGRERRRRGRRNTICEDSDSSTVISNNTVITQPAPPPTTVSSSVSAPPRRTITTTVANTVRQIPKEEPLTLVQQPQTSPNLSQPIVPETKKDKKKMTREERKMEAIMKAFERLEKAEQRKQEVQARNAQRKESGGTHSDNEDSHSVTIQTKQKQQNSDRPLRRKRRKGRARTTSTSQSQSSSRRTRLNSADSDESSGEESNSMQSPPLLSQNHSQSRDVPYHLHTSAKNTNESVTTAAHQGIPTAAGLLLALANSNAPGPSSPPLQQPTPVKSPTCDSGASSSSQSSTPSTPLSSACLLVAAAVGPLAPGFKFPKTKKVLMNEWLKESPDPPQSNISQISPLPALPPASATNSINPLCRSSDFSLPTDSSAEFLTQSYAAKSLATLVQAANSVSGICDSPPQRKQQAISGNTVCPVSTGSAKKRWLRQAISEECDSPNSRPESPPASEMVAPPKKRRIARESLSSDNYTPPTTPTMLVPESTPNNRSLCPVEDDFIEHLQSSLVDQNEEGHTTTESVKQEVASHEHANSNEAVRQKLSIDIPQDFHLKTVKSEKHLVIDTSIMKEENIGMKKEEKDEMDCDTYMHLESKSFIKNELQSVKNELVGHQKNKSKKEYIIKKEENLDMEKGTVEIVDQNEGDTEMEDFSSPIAVMESDAILKERVAEMKLEFGGNISEMVKVEDDKCDDDKRFEDVKCEMKSDDNMSIDEFDVEAQMKKITGDDGNDYKEKVDTSSEKDKSMDGIEGLMESSKEDSESDDKEIDDVKYESPSFKSFNLNHEEKLFKEFGSKPEPECIIENSIKEIEQSQESQKIEQPSAFVTSSEESIFESVSSNMDTESITEPPKSFHSIPPLSERIRKKTEATNAPKSQLNFEAAIIESTIDMETEDESKNGEQKSMLSTALRELLEAKLDDLTNESAKEEVIEENNTPYIEPKSETSEQIIEIQESTTKPTPQNVHNEETPVKEDEAPPKEIKRLKDPRTVVPNSMPAPAFKPETIPPVKRKLSISEYRKRKQQSSGTPPEPEPSSDASATDKGGARGRSDSASSGTSSLSSDEEGSKISLSLDVPTLTTLPLFTNTEGEEKKGGEEGTIGWSAAPTLVERQRENLTERLKREFGLFLSDDEEERARKHGLTAEAILKARKTSPPHPTVSNTPPGYPVPQLPPQPYIPPPGSASIHYSQFQAKPCPVQYPNFTVPQNSSQQVYSNATPQTSANKQPQQFLVPQASQAPPGSNPYPPQFIPPSTTAVSISKYTPVTPPPGNQMYPPSGQSQKQFYNHPAPRS, from the exons ATGAGCTTCGTCTTAAAGTTGGGCACCGTAGAAACATCCCTCGAGAAGAAGAATTCTAGCAGTAGTCAGCCGTCCTCGTCGGTGAATCAAGAAACATCGAATACGACGGGAACCGACGATGCCGGCGGCAAACCACAGATCCTTCAATGTTTGGAGAGTGCCGCAGAAATTCCAACTGGTCATGTTATTTCCTTTTCCACCGTGAAATCAGTTAGCGTTACCTATCCAGTAGCAAAGGCCGTTAGGGAGGTGCAGAGAATCACTGGACCTCAAACGAATACCACCCAGGTGCTGTCGACTCGCGTCATCTCTCAGAAATTACCGTCGTCTAGCCATCAAACACAGCCCGCGCCTTTAACGCTGAACGCATCCTCCAATGTAACCCATGTTCCG CATGCCACAGTATCAACGCAGAGCAAACAGCAAACTAGAAATCAGGTGGTCGTCACCTGTGAGGGCaagcaacaacagcaacagaCGACCACGATATCTAGTTTGCAGGCTAGCATGCCTTTAAAAGTCCAACCGGTCCCTTCGCAGCTTGTCGTAAGCAACAACGCGGTTAGAGCCATCACTACCGCGACTTCATTACCCAACATTCAAAGGATACACGTGAAAACGCAAAATCTCGTCGGACAGGGTCAGACGGTTAACTTGCAGAAAGTGAAGACTGTGACGAATGTCAGTCAAGGGGTAACCGTGCAGAGGAACTCCGTACCTAGGATACAGACCGCACAGAAGAGCCAAATGTCGTCGACTGGTACCGCTCAAACCACCCAGTTTGCTGTTAATCAAGTCACGAACAATACCAACGTACAGAGAGCCCAACAACAAGGGAATTCGACGCTTCAAAAAGCGCAAGCAAACGCCGCGAACACGCAGAAAGTAGCGCAGGTCTACAATAACCAAAAGGTATCGTCGCAGATGTTAAGTAGCCATCCGAATCATAAAGCACAACTACAACAGATACCGGGTAATCAACAGCAGGGATTACAGAAATTACAGGTTCAGTCGCAGAAGACCGTGACTGTGCCTAGGCAGCAATCGAACGCTGCGACGGTGAATAACGCCCAAAAATGTGGCAACTCCGTAGGTGGTATGCAGAAGGTACAAGTAATGGGGCAAGTACAATGTCAGCAACAGTTACCGCAGGTTCAGAAACATGTGCAACAAGTTCAGCCGTCGACGCAGCATCAGAGATCACAAACTGCGACGGCTTTGCAAAAGTCTCAGACTGCGACCACGGTTAATTCCAGCAGAGTACAATCTTTCGCGAGCGCTTGCAAGAGTAACAGCGTTCCGAATATCAATAAAACGCTCCAGAACGCCAACTTATTAACCGTAAACAAACAACCAGTGATCTCACAGCCACAACAATCGCAGCAAGTACATATCCAGAACTCGTCCCAATTGCAACAACAGTTGCTACAGCAAACTTCGCAAGCACAGCAACAATCGCAGCAACAAGCGGCGCAGAAACAACAGCctcagcagcaacaacaagcGAATACGAATCCACAAACACAGAAAAGTCACAGTATTACGAATGTTCACCAAAAGGTTGCGACGATCGCCGCGACCATCCCTAATAACCAGCGAACTCAGGTAGTTAACTCTAAGatacaacaacaacaaatGGTCATGAGAGTAGGTGTGACGAAGAATCAAGCGCAAAATTTACAGCAGAGCAACTTGAAAAGTAGTGTACCtcagaaaattgcaaataccGTAAAAACTTCGAACTCGCAGAACGTCGTGCAACAGTCGTTGCATAGAAATGCGAATGCGCAGCCAGTGAAAATAATTCAGCAACAACAGAATGTTATAGGGCCGCAGAATGCTCAAAAACAGCCTGGATGCATCAAAACGATACCTCCTCAAAAACCAGCTCAAAGGAATCACACGCAAAAAGTAGCCGGTATTAAGACCTCTCTAAATACGAACGTAGCTGCGGTGAAAGGTCAAGGTTCGGCAACTGCGATCGCACAAAAGGCAAGCATCAAAACCTTGCTCCCTCAACAAACTGTTGCCACGAATATGTTGATGCATAAAAATCAGCCGATTAAAATACAGCAACAGGCTATACAACAAAAACAACTTATTACAACGTCACAGTTTTCCCAGCAAGTTAGACAACAATCTGGACAAGTAAAGACGTTACTACCAGTAACTAGCATGGAACCTCGCAAAGATGTTGAGAACAA AATTGAACCCGAGCTGCGTGAATCTAAAGAAGACGAACGTCAACAACGTCCTATAACTCCAATTATAAGAATACCTCCGCCTTACGAG TGTCTTCAGTACGTCCTACAGGATCACAATTATGGGGCACCACCACCACGAACACCGTCACCTCCGTCACCCCCATCTCATGCAAAACAGCCTATCAACGGTGCCGGAAGTTCGTCTACAACTTCTCAGCATCCTTACATTTATGGAAAAG TTGTTAGTGGCGCTAATATGGACGACGATGCAGGCAGTGCTATCAGTAGCGAAATAGGCAGGGACGCAGAACTGGAAGGCGAAGAAACCGAAACTGCTCCCGAGGGTGAAGGGGATGATGAAGACAGTGTTACTAGATGTAtatg CGACTTTGAACATGATGATGGATACATGATCTGTTGTGATCGTTGTTT agTTTGGCAACACGTTGATTGCATGGGTATAGATCGTTCTAACATTCCTGACGAATACCTCTGTGAGATTTGTCGACCGCGACGAGTAGATAGGCAAAGAGCTCGTGCTTTGCAAATGCGTAAACGCGAGGAATTACTAAATTCAGATACATCATCCGATACATCGTCCACCAGTTCGGCAGATACTGACGTTGGGGTCAGTACGATCCCCAAGAAACGAACTTTGCAACAGCAAATTCCTCGACGAAAATCCGAACCACCGCAAGTAAGACGACTgaacaacaataacaacaacaataataataacgtcgCGAAAAGGCAGAGGAGAGATTCTCATCCGAGACAATCCAGTGCTGTTCGTAAAAAGGAAGCTACAAAACGAGGCCCGGGTAAACGCAAAGCTAAACGGAGAATGAGTTTGGAAGATAAAGAAGAGGAAATTCAAGATACGTGGAGCTCCAACGTCGCGCCACTAAGACAGTGGATCGAACGTTACGAGGAAGCAGTGACAAATCATTATAGTCCAGAATTACGAGCCAGGATATCATCTATCAAAGTAAATGGTACACACAGCGATTTGAGACAGAGTAACATGAATGTCATTGCCACCGGAAAGTGTAGGCTCAACGTACATAGTAACAACGTTAGG TTTCTGGTAGCAACGATGTATCTCCCACCAAACACACCCGTCGTTGAATTACGAGGAAAGTATATGTTAAGTACGCAACATCGACCGTCCTATCCTCAAGGAAGGCATCATACCCAGAGGCCCGGACCCTTTGTATTCTTTTATCGATTACCACGAGACGGAACAGAAGTCTGTGTAGACACAAGAACGTATGGAAACGATGCTAGATTTGTGCGACGTAGTTGTAAACCTAACGCGGAAGTGAAACATTGTATAGAAAAAGGAACGTTACATTTGTATATTGTGACTACAAGCGCGATTGAGAAAAATGCCGAAATTACGATCAGACACGAACAGCATGATCTCTTGTTATCGCCTAATCCAAATGGCCCCATGATGCCCATTGTCTGTGCGTGTAATAACCCAAGGGAATGTCAAATAGTGTCTCTAAATCAGTTGAATAGAAGAGGAAGCAACGGAGCATTGGCTGAGAATGCAGATGGCCGAGAGCGGAGACGAAGGGGTAGACGAAACACAATTTGCGAGGACAGCGATTCCTCAACCGTGATATCCAATAATACTGTCATCACGCAACCTGCACCACCGCCGACGACAGTGTCATCATCGGTATCCGCGCCACCAAGAAGGACAATTACAACCACCGTTGCAAATACGGTGCGCCAAATACCTAAAGAAGAACCGTTGACGTTAGTGCAACAGCCGCAAACTTCTCCGAATTTAAGTCAACCAATAGTGCCAGAGACTAAGAAAGACAAGAAGAAGATgacgagagaagagagaaagatggaAGCTATTATGAAAGCTTTCGAGAGGCTCGAGAAAGCGGAACAAAGGAAACAAGAAGTTCAAGCACGAAATGCACAGCGGAAGGAGTCTGGTGGTACGCATAGCGATAACGAAGATAGTCATAGCGTCACGATACAAACAAAGCAAAAACAACAAAATTCCGATAGACCTTTAAGgcggaagagaagaaagggtAGAGCAAGAACTACTAGTACTTCTCAATCGCAAAGTAGCAGTCGAAGAACCAGATTGAACTCCGCGGATTCGGACGAATCGTCCGGAGAAGAAAGCAATTCGATGCAATCGCCACCTTTGTTGAGTCAAAATCATTCGCAAAGTCGAGATGTTCCTTATCACCTGCATACTTCTGCCAAAAATACGAACGAGAGCGTGACTACAGCTGCTCATCAAGGAATACCAACGGCTGCTGGTTTACTGTTGGCTTTAGCAAATTCTAACGCACCCGGACCGAGTTCACCTCCTTTGCAACAACCAACGCCAGTTAAAAGTCCAACCTGTGACAGCGGTGCAAGCAGCAGCTCCCAAAGTTCAACTCCATCCACTCCTTTATCCTCGGCTTGCTTGTTAGTCGCAGCAGCAGTTGGTCCTCTAGCTCCTGGCTTCAAATTTCCGAAAACCAAGAAAGTTCTAATGAATGAATGGTTAAAAGAGTCGCCCGATCCACCGCAAAGCAATATATCTCAGATATCACCATTGCCAGCATTACCACCGGCTTCTGCGACGAATTCGATAAATCCTCTTTGCAGGTCTTCGGATTTTTCTTTACCGACAGACTCATCCGCAGAATTCTTAACACAGAGTTATGCAGCCAAAAGTTTAGCCACTCTTGTGCAGGCAGCGAATTCGGTATCTGGAATATGCGATTCACCGCCACAACGCAAACAACAGGCAATCAGTGGAAATACGGTTTGCCCTGTTTCTACGGGATCTGCCAAGAAAAGATGGTTACGTCAAGCCATTTCTGAAGAATGTGATTCACCAAACAGTCGACCGGAGAGTCCGCCGGCCAGTGAAATGGTAGCTCCaccgaagaaaagaagaatagcTAGAGAAAGTTTATCGTCAGACAATTACACTCCACCCACTACACCTACTATGTTAGTCCCTGAGTCCACTCCGAACAATAGATCTTTGTGTCCTGTTGAA gaCGATTTCATCGAGCACCTACAATCCTCGTTGGTTGATCAGAATGAAGAAGGTCACACGACAACAGAATCTGTAAAGCAGGAGGTTGCCTCACACGAACACGCGAATTCAAACGAGGCCGTACGACAAAAACTTTCGATAGATATTCCACAGGATTTTCATCTTAAAACTGTAAAATCCGAGAAACATTTAGTGATAGACACTTCGATAATGAAAGAAGAGAACATCGGgatgaagaaagaagagaaagatgaaATGGATTGTGACACTTACATGCACTTGGAGTCAAAATCTTTTATCAAGAATGAATTGCAATCTGTTAAAAACGAATTGGTTGGACATCAGAAAAATAAGAGCAAAaaggaatatattataaagaaagaagagaatttGGATATGGAAAAGGGTACCGTCGAGATAGTCGATCAAAACGAAGGAGATACAGAAATGGAAGATTTCAGCTCTCCGATCGCTGTTATGGAATCGGATGCAATTCTGAAGGAACGCGTGGCTGAGATGAAACTGGAATTCGGAGGTAATATAAGTGAGATGGTTAAAGTTGAAGATGATAAGTGTGATGATGATAAAAGATTCGAAGACGTGAAGTGCGAAATGAAATCTGACGACAACATGTCGATCGACGAATTTGACGTCGAAGCtcaaatgaagaaaattactGGCGACGATGGAAATGATTATAAGGAAAAAGTAGACACTAGCTCGGAGAAGGATAAAAGCATGGATGGTATTGAGGGTTTAATGGAGAGCTCCAAAGAAGATTCTGAATCTGACGATAAAGAAATAGATGATGTGAAATACGAGTCGCCATCGTTCAAATCATTCAATTTAAACCACGAGGAAAAGTTATTCAAAGAATTCGGAAGTAAACCCGAACCAGAATGTATCATTGAGAATAGCATTAAAGAAATCGAACAGAGCCAGGAATCTCAGAAAATTGAACAGCCGTCCGCGTTCGTTACTTCATCCGAAGAATCCATTTTTGAGTCTGTATCTTCCAATATGGACACAGAATCTATCACAGAACCACCAAAGAGTTTTCATTCCATTCCACCATTAAGTGAACGAATTCGTAAAAAGACAGAAGCAACAAATGCTCCAAAAAGCCAATTGAATTTTGAAGCAGCTATTATCGAATCTACCATTGATATGGAGACGGAAGATGAATCCAAAAATGGTGAACAAAAGTCTATGCTCTCGACGGCGTTAAGAGAATTGCTGGAAGCTAAGTTGGATGATCTAACAAACGAGAGCGCTAAAGAAGAAGtgatcgaagaaaataatacaccATACATCGAGCCAAAGTCTGAAACTTCTGAGCAGATTATAGAGATACAAGAGTCTACGACAAAACCAACCCCTCAAAATGTTCACAATGAAGAAACTCCAGTAAAAGAGGATGAAGCTCCGCCTAaggaaattaaacgattaaagGACCCGAGAACTGTCGTTCCAAATAGTATGCCAGCTCCTGCATTTAAACCCGAAACAATCCCTCCTGTTAAACGAAAG TTGTCCATATCCGAATACCGTAAACGCAAACAGCAATCGTCTGGCACGCCTCCAGAACCTGAACCGTCAAGTGATGCTTCTGCAACAGATAAGGGAGGAGCTAGAGGTAGATCAGACAGTGCGAGCAGTGGAACTTCGTCGCTCAGTTCCGATGAGGAAGGTTCTAAAATCTCATTATCTCTTGATGTACCGACCTTAACCACATTACCGCTTTTCACGAACACGGAAggcgaggaaaagaaag GTGGTGAGGAAGGGACAATTGGTTGGTCTGCCGCGCCAACTTTAGTTGAACGTCAAAGAGAAAATCTTACAGAAAGATTGAAACGAGAATTTGGATTGTTCCTCAGCGACGACGAAGAGGAAAGAGCTCGCAAACATG GTTTAACGGCAGAGGCAATACTGAAAGCGCGTAAAACATCTCCGCCTCATCCTACTGTATCAAATACTCCACCAGGTTATCCGGTACCTCAATTGCCTCCTCAACCCTATATACCTCCTCCAGGATCTGCATCCATTCATTATTCTCAGTTCCAAGCTAAACCTTGTCCCGTTCAGTACCCAAACTTCACAGTTCCACAGAATTCTTCGCAACAAGTCTATTCGAACGCTACACCTCAGACATCTGCGAATAAACAGCCACAACAATTTTTAGTACCCCAAGCGTCTCAAGCACCACCAGGCTCAAATCCGTATCCTCCCCAGTTTATTCCGCCGTCTACCACAGCAGTATCGATCTCCAAGTACACGCCTGTTACACCGCCACCTGGAAATCAAATGTATCCTCCATCTGGCCAATCACAGAAACAGTTTTATAATCACCCGGCACCAAGGTCTTAA